ATCATGCAGCTGGAAGAAATCGAAAGTTTCAGCGTACAGCCGGCACGCAACTGAGTCGTCAGGCCGGCTGCCAGCCATCGTGGCGCAAACGCTCAGCCACCGCGGTAGCGGAACGGCGGCAGGCCAGCACCGGAATGCCGTGGGCAGCCGCCGTATCGCGATAATGCCGCATGGCATTATGACCAAGAAAATCGGTAAGCAGGATCAGCATCTGGGTGTTCTTGGGCAGCGGCAACTTGCGCTGGTGCAGGGTATTACGACCGGTTATGTGGCGGGCAATACGGATATCATACAGCGCCAGCACATCGGGAATCTGTCCCAGGCTGTCGCCGCCAATCAGCAAGGCATCCATGTCCATTCTCCTCAAATGCCGCACTGCGGCAGGGCGATGGAACCATCGTAGCCGGGCTGTTTAATTCCAGATAATAATAAAAACTGGAATTCTTATTCCTCACTAACACAAAACATGTTCAGGCACATCGCCGCCATGCCAAGCAAGGTAGAATGCACTGATGAATACCGAAGACCGCCTGAATGAACTGGAAGTGAAAATCGCCTTCCAGGACGACCTGCTCGACAGCCTCAACAGCACCATTGCCCGCCAGCAACAGCAAATCGACTTGCTGCAACAGCAACTGCGCCTGGTGTATCAGCAATTCAAGGCCGCCCAGCCCGATAGCGGCAACAGCGGCGGCTCCCTGCGCGACGAAATACCGCCGCATTACTGATCCATCAGTTCTTTTTGCGCTTGCGCGACACCACGGCTTCAATGTTCTTGCGCGCAATCAACGGGGCCGATGCCGTCAGCGGTTTGTCGACATCCGGCGCTTGCAGCCATTTGTGCATGATCAGGCAATCCACCAAGCCCAGGCTAGGGTGCCGGTAAGCACCCGGCACCCGGCCTACCTCGGCAAAACCCAGCTTCTTCCACAAGGCGACCGCCACGGCATTACTGGCCACCACTGCATTGAACTGCATGGCGAGAAAGCCCAGTGCGCGTCCGCGCTGCTGCGAATGCGCACACAGGGCAGCCGCCACGCCCTTGCCACGCGCAGCCGGGGCCACCATATAGCCGCAATTGCACACATGGCCACCCGGCCCGGCTGCATTCGGCTTGATGAAGTAACTGCCCAGCAGCACGCCATGCTCTTCGGCCAGCCATGTTTCCTGTGGCAGCTCATGCCATAGTGCCCGCGCTTGCGCCTCGCTCAGTTGCGGGTCATAGGCATAGCTTTCCTGCGCCTGGATGATGGCCTGAAATGTTGGCCAGAACGCGGCAAAGTCTTCCGCCAGCATGGGCCGGATATTCATGTTTTCCTCCTGACAGCCATTGGCTGCGTCATATTGCCGGACAGCAGGCTGGCGCCACCAATCAAGGCTGCGCCCAGCCATTCCTGCAAGCTCATTGCTTCGCCGGCCAGCAGGTAGGCCGAGATGGCGGCAAATACCAGCTCCAACAGCATCAGCGTCATGGTCTGGCTTGCCGGCAGCAGGCTGACGCCATGCTGGGAAATGATGCTGGTAGCCAGCAAGGTCATACCCAGCAAGGCCAGCAGCAGCGCGGCAGCCAACGAAACATCCAGCAAGCTGCCCAGTTGCTGGCGCGCACCCAATGCCACCAGCCCCATCAGCGCCACGCCCACCCAGATGGTGGCAGACTTGACCGGCACCGGCAGATCCCGCGCCCGTTTGCTCAATACATTGCCCAGGGCAAAGCTGATACCGCCGGACAGCGCCAGCCATTCATAGCGCTGGCTGAGCAGCGCAGCGCCATCCAGCAGGCCGGGACGATACAGGATGATCATGCAACCGGCCAGCGACAGCGCCACCACCAGCCAGCCACTGCGCGTCAGCCGCTCATGCAGCAGCAAACGTGAAAAAAAGGCCGTCCACAGCGGTGACAGGTAAAACAGCAGCAATACCCGCATCACCATGCCCTCGGACACCGCCCAGGTGTAGCTGAAATTGCACCAGCCAAACAGCAGGGCCAGCAGCGGCAGTACCGGGTGCCAGCGCAGTTGGCGACGGTAGACATCAAAGAACAACATGCCGCCCAGTAACGCTGCCAGCAGGTAGACCAGCAATGAGGTATGCGCGGTGCTGATACCCTGCTGGCTGAGCACGCGGAACGGGTACCACATCAGCCCCCACACCAGCGCTGTGGTAACGACGGCAACAATGGCAAGAAGCTTTTGTTTTACAAGAGGCATCACGATTTCTTAAGATGGGCGATTCTGCGGCACTGCACTACAGTCCGCCAAACCGGATCAGCGGCGGCCAGCATAACCGGCCAGCCCCCACTGCAACAGAGAGAACCAAGCGTGAATCCCCACCTGGACAGCCTGCAACCCTATCCCTTCCAGCGTTTGCGTCAGCTGATGGCTGGTGCGGTCCCGGCTGACAAGCCGCATATCAACCTGTCGATCGGCGAGCCGAAACACCCGACGCCGGAGGTCATCAAACAGGCACTGGTCAATGCACTGGGCGGACTATCGGTGTACCCGGCCACGCTGGGCAGCGTGGAGCTGCGCCAGTCGTGTGCCGACTGGATGC
The sequence above is drawn from the Aquitalea denitrificans genome and encodes:
- a CDS encoding DUF2325 domain-containing protein → MDALLIGGDSLGQIPDVLALYDIRIARHITGRNTLHQRKLPLPKNTQMLILLTDFLGHNAMRHYRDTAAAHGIPVLACRRSATAVAERLRHDGWQPA
- a CDS encoding SlyX family protein, which encodes MNTEDRLNELEVKIAFQDDLLDSLNSTIARQQQQIDLLQQQLRLVYQQFKAAQPDSGNSGGSLRDEIPPHY
- a CDS encoding GNAT family N-acetyltransferase, whose amino-acid sequence is MNIRPMLAEDFAAFWPTFQAIIQAQESYAYDPQLSEAQARALWHELPQETWLAEEHGVLLGSYFIKPNAAGPGGHVCNCGYMVAPAARGKGVAAALCAHSQQRGRALGFLAMQFNAVVASNAVAVALWKKLGFAEVGRVPGAYRHPSLGLVDCLIMHKWLQAPDVDKPLTASAPLIARKNIEAVVSRKRKKN
- a CDS encoding DMT family transporter, with the protein product MPLVKQKLLAIVAVVTTALVWGLMWYPFRVLSQQGISTAHTSLLVYLLAALLGGMLFFDVYRRQLRWHPVLPLLALLFGWCNFSYTWAVSEGMVMRVLLLFYLSPLWTAFFSRLLLHERLTRSGWLVVALSLAGCMIILYRPGLLDGAALLSQRYEWLALSGGISFALGNVLSKRARDLPVPVKSATIWVGVALMGLVALGARQQLGSLLDVSLAAALLLALLGMTLLATSIISQHGVSLLPASQTMTLMLLELVFAAISAYLLAGEAMSLQEWLGAALIGGASLLSGNMTQPMAVRRKT